Proteins encoded in a region of the Flavobacterium sp. PMTSA4 genome:
- the uvrB gene encoding excinuclease ABC subunit UvrB codes for MKFQVVSDYKPTGDQPQAIEKLTNGILNGEKYQTLLGVTGSGKTFTVANIIQNVEKPTLVLAHNKTLAAQLYSEFKQFFPNNSVQYFVSYYDYYQPEAFIPVTGTYIEKDLSINEELEKLRLSTTSALLSGRRDIVVISSVSCLYGIGNPVEFQKNVVSIEKGEVISRTKLLHRLVQSLYSRTEAEFTPGTFRIKGDTVDVFPSYADEPFRIHFFGDEIEEIEAFDASSSKVIERYEKLNIYPANMFVTSPDVLNAAIWDIQQDLVKQVDYFKEIGKHLEAKRLEERTNFDLEMIKELGYCSGIENYSRYLDRRQPGTRPFCLLDYFPEDYLMVVDESHVTISQVHAMYGGDRSRKENLVEYGFRLPAAMDNRPLKFEEFESMQNQVLYVSATPADYELEKSEGIYVEQVIRPTGLLDPIIEVRPSLNQIDDLIEEIQVRCEADERVLVTTLTKRMAEELTKYLTKVSIRCRYIHSDVDTLERVEIMQDLRKGLFDVLIGVNLLREGLDLPEVSLVAILDADKEGFLRSHRSLTQTVGRAARNVNGKAIMYADKITNSMQKTIDETNYRREKQIKYNTDNNIVPKALNKSLGNALSGNSISTAYYEEKTFKAAEPENLYLSKPEIEKKIRDLRKAMEKAAKDLDFIQAAKFRDEIQVLQEKI; via the coding sequence ATGAAATTCCAAGTCGTATCCGATTACAAACCTACTGGCGATCAACCGCAAGCTATTGAAAAACTTACCAATGGAATTCTCAATGGTGAAAAATACCAAACATTACTTGGTGTTACAGGTTCGGGTAAAACTTTTACAGTTGCAAATATCATTCAAAATGTAGAAAAACCTACTTTAGTTTTGGCGCATAACAAAACGTTAGCGGCACAATTATATTCTGAATTCAAACAGTTTTTTCCAAATAATTCCGTTCAATATTTTGTTTCTTATTACGATTATTATCAGCCTGAAGCTTTTATTCCAGTAACTGGAACGTATATAGAAAAAGATTTATCGATTAATGAAGAACTAGAAAAATTACGTTTAAGCACAACTTCAGCTTTACTTTCTGGTCGTAGAGATATTGTTGTTATTTCTTCGGTTTCGTGTTTATATGGTATCGGAAATCCAGTTGAATTTCAAAAAAATGTAGTTTCAATTGAGAAAGGCGAAGTCATTTCTCGAACCAAATTATTACATCGATTGGTACAAAGTTTATATTCAAGAACCGAAGCTGAGTTTACACCTGGAACGTTTAGAATTAAAGGTGATACGGTTGATGTTTTTCCAAGTTATGCTGATGAACCTTTTCGCATCCATTTTTTTGGTGATGAAATTGAAGAAATTGAAGCTTTTGATGCGAGTTCTTCCAAAGTAATTGAACGCTATGAAAAACTGAATATCTATCCTGCGAACATGTTTGTGACTTCGCCAGATGTTTTAAATGCAGCCATTTGGGATATTCAACAAGATTTGGTAAAACAAGTTGATTATTTCAAAGAAATTGGTAAACATTTAGAAGCAAAACGATTGGAAGAACGAACCAATTTTGATTTAGAAATGATAAAAGAATTGGGATATTGTTCTGGAATCGAAAATTACTCACGCTATTTAGACCGAAGACAACCAGGAACACGTCCGTTCTGTTTGCTCGATTATTTTCCAGAAGATTATTTAATGGTTGTTGACGAAAGTCACGTTACGATTTCACAGGTTCATGCTATGTATGGTGGCGACAGAAGCCGAAAAGAAAATTTGGTAGAATATGGTTTCCGACTTCCTGCCGCAATGGACAATCGTCCATTGAAATTTGAAGAATTTGAATCGATGCAAAATCAGGTTTTGTATGTTTCAGCAACTCCGGCCGATTATGAATTGGAAAAATCGGAAGGAATTTATGTAGAACAGGTAATTCGTCCAACAGGTTTATTGGATCCAATTATTGAAGTGCGACCAAGTTTAAATCAAATTGATGATTTAATCGAAGAAATTCAAGTACGATGTGAAGCTGATGAACGTGTTTTAGTAACTACTTTGACCAAAAGAATGGCAGAAGAATTGACCAAATATTTAACCAAAGTTTCCATTCGTTGTCGATACATTCATTCGGATGTGGATACTTTGGAACGTGTAGAAATCATGCAAGATTTGCGTAAAGGTTTGTTTGATGTATTGATTGGTGTTAACCTTTTGCGTGAAGGTTTGGATTTACCCGAAGTTTCATTAGTTGCCATTCTTGACGCAGACAAAGAAGGTTTTTTGCGAAGTCATCGTTCATTAACGCAAACTGTTGGTCGTGCTGCGCGAAATGTGAATGGTAAAGCCATTATGTATGCTGATAAAATCACTAACAGCATGCAAAAAACCATAGACGAAACCAATTACCGTCGAGAAAAACAAATAAAATACAACACCGATAATAATATCGTTCCAAAGGCGTTAAACAAAAGTTTAGGCAATGCATTGAGTGGAAACTCTATTTCTACGGCTTACTATGAAGAAAAAACTTTTAAAGCTGCCGAACCCGAAAATTTATATTTATCAAAACCCGAAATAGAGAAAAAAATCCGCGACCTTCGAAAAGCAATGGAAAAAGCAGCCAAAGATTTAGACTTTATTCAAGCTGCCAAGTTTAGAGATGAGATTCAGGTTTTGCAGGAGAAAATTTAA
- the pfkA gene encoding 6-phosphofructokinase: MSNTIKKIGVLTSGGDSPGMNAAIRSVVRTCAFHNIECVGIYRGYQGMIEGDFKEMGPRSVNNIVNKGGTILKSARSKEFMTVEGRKKAHQNLVNAGVDALVVIGGDGSFTGAEIFNNEFGYPVMGIPGTIDNDIFGTSHTLGYDTALNTVVDCIDKIRDTASSHNRLFFVEVMGRDAGHIALNAGIGAGAEEILIPEEDLGLDRLLESLRKSKASGKSSSIVVIAEGDKIGKNVFELKDYVDENMPEYDVRVSVLGHMQRGGSPSCFDRVLASRLGVKAVESLLEGKSNFMVGLLNDKVALTPLEQAIKGHTEIDRELLRVSDIMTT; encoded by the coding sequence ATGTCAAATACAATAAAAAAAATAGGAGTTTTAACATCCGGAGGTGATTCTCCAGGAATGAACGCAGCAATACGTTCTGTTGTTAGAACCTGTGCTTTCCATAATATAGAATGTGTTGGAATTTACCGTGGATATCAAGGTATGATTGAAGGTGATTTCAAAGAAATGGGACCAAGAAGTGTGAACAATATTGTAAACAAAGGTGGAACTATTCTTAAATCGGCTCGTTCAAAAGAATTTATGACGGTTGAAGGAAGAAAAAAAGCACATCAAAATTTAGTAAATGCTGGTGTTGATGCATTAGTTGTAATTGGTGGTGATGGTTCATTTACGGGTGCTGAAATTTTCAACAATGAATTTGGATATCCTGTTATGGGAATTCCAGGAACTATTGATAATGATATTTTTGGTACAAGTCACACATTAGGTTATGATACGGCTTTAAATACTGTAGTAGATTGTATCGATAAAATCCGTGATACCGCAAGTTCTCATAATAGACTTTTCTTTGTTGAAGTAATGGGTAGAGATGCGGGTCATATTGCTTTAAATGCTGGAATCGGAGCAGGAGCGGAGGAAATTTTAATACCTGAAGAAGATTTAGGATTGGACAGATTATTAGAATCTTTAAGAAAAAGTAAAGCTTCAGGAAAATCATCAAGTATTGTGGTTATTGCCGAAGGTGATAAAATTGGTAAAAACGTTTTCGAATTAAAAGATTATGTTGATGAAAACATGCCAGAATATGACGTTCGTGTATCGGTTCTTGGTCACATGCAACGCGGTGGTTCGCCTTCATGTTTTGATAGAGTTTTAGCATCAAGACTTGGGGTAAAAGCAGTCGAATCTTTATTAGAAGGAAAATCAAATTTTATGGTTGGACTTCTTAATGACAAAGTAGCTTTAACACCTTTGGAGCAAGCCATTAAAGGTCATACAGAAATTGATAGAGAATTATTGAGAGTTTCAGATATAATGACTACATAA
- a CDS encoding BadF/BadG/BcrA/BcrD ATPase family protein, with protein sequence MKLLVDSGSTKADWIAIDENGKVLFTTQTLGLNPEVLEKEEIIERLEDKFDISHNKNKATSLYFYGAGCGTDRMKTFLANVFEEYFSNAKVEVYEDTYAAVFATTPKNEKAIVCILGTGSNCSYFDGEVLHQKVQSLGYIAMDDGSGNRFGRHLLRGYFFNKMPKEMALEFEEEYNIDADYVKANLYKEPNPNAYLATFAKFIIKHKDDEFCRKIIKKELKSFTKNYIMQYDNYKDVPVHFVGSIAFYLKDELTEILNKYDIKIGNVLRRPIDGLIAYHVLNN encoded by the coding sequence ATGAAACTACTTGTAGATAGCGGTTCAACCAAAGCCGATTGGATTGCCATTGACGAAAATGGTAAAGTACTTTTTACTACTCAAACGTTAGGTTTGAATCCGGAAGTGCTTGAAAAAGAAGAAATAATCGAACGTCTTGAAGACAAATTTGATATATCTCACAATAAAAACAAAGCAACTAGTTTATATTTTTATGGAGCAGGTTGTGGAACAGATAGAATGAAAACATTCTTAGCCAATGTTTTTGAAGAATATTTTTCTAATGCAAAAGTAGAAGTTTACGAAGATACTTATGCAGCGGTTTTTGCCACTACTCCAAAAAACGAAAAAGCAATTGTTTGTATTTTAGGAACAGGTTCAAATTGCAGTTATTTTGATGGCGAAGTTTTACATCAAAAAGTGCAATCATTAGGATATATAGCAATGGATGATGGTTCTGGAAATCGTTTTGGAAGACATTTACTTAGAGGTTATTTTTTTAATAAAATGCCTAAAGAAATGGCGCTCGAATTTGAAGAAGAATACAATATTGATGCAGATTATGTTAAAGCCAATTTGTATAAAGAGCCAAATCCAAATGCGTATTTAGCGACTTTTGCAAAATTTATAATCAAACACAAAGATGATGAGTTTTGTAGAAAAATAATTAAAAAAGAATTGAAGTCTTTTACTAAAAATTATATCATGCAATATGATAATTACAAAGACGTTCCAGTTCATTTTGTAGGTTCAATTGCTTTTTATTTAAAAGATGAATTGACCGAAATATTAAACAAATATGATATAAAAATTGGTAACGTTTTACGCAGACCAATAGATGGTTTGATAGCGTATCATGTATTAAATAATTAA
- the tsaD gene encoding tRNA (adenosine(37)-N6)-threonylcarbamoyltransferase complex transferase subunit TsaD has protein sequence MIKEEVFILAIESSCDDTAAAILKNDKVLSNVVARQSIHEEFGGVVPELASRAHQQNIVPVIDVALKKANVAKEQLSAIAFTQGPGLMGSLLVGTSFAKSLSLALNIPLIAVNHMHAHILAHFIDEEGFDKPVFPFLALTISGGHTQIVKVNDFFDMEIIGETTDDAVGEAFDKTAKILGLPYPGGPLIDKFAKEGNPKKYPFTKPKVDGLDFSFSGLKTQILYFIQKNVAQNPNFVEENKNDICASVQQIIIDILMEKLKLAVAETGITQIAIGGGVSANSGIRETLKNAENKYGWKTFIPKFEYTTDNAAMIGIVGYQKFLHDKFENTKVVSKARIEF, from the coding sequence ATGATTAAAGAAGAAGTTTTTATACTTGCAATAGAAAGTTCATGCGATGATACTGCAGCTGCAATTTTGAAGAACGATAAAGTACTTTCAAATGTTGTAGCAAGACAAAGTATTCATGAAGAATTTGGTGGTGTTGTTCCTGAATTGGCTTCACGTGCACATCAACAAAATATTGTTCCTGTAATAGATGTAGCTTTAAAAAAAGCTAATGTTGCCAAAGAACAACTTTCTGCCATTGCTTTCACTCAAGGTCCAGGTTTAATGGGTTCACTATTGGTTGGAACATCTTTTGCAAAATCATTATCCTTAGCATTAAATATTCCGTTAATTGCTGTCAATCATATGCATGCACATATTTTAGCGCATTTTATCGATGAAGAAGGATTTGATAAACCTGTATTTCCTTTTCTGGCTTTAACAATTTCTGGTGGTCATACTCAAATAGTTAAAGTAAATGACTTTTTTGACATGGAAATCATTGGTGAAACAACGGATGATGCCGTAGGTGAAGCTTTTGATAAAACTGCAAAAATTCTTGGTTTACCTTATCCTGGCGGACCATTAATTGATAAATTTGCTAAAGAAGGAAATCCAAAAAAATATCCATTTACAAAACCAAAAGTAGATGGTTTGGATTTTAGCTTTTCGGGATTAAAAACACAAATTCTTTATTTCATCCAAAAAAATGTTGCCCAAAACCCAAATTTTGTAGAAGAAAATAAAAATGATATTTGCGCTTCGGTTCAACAAATTATTATTGACATTTTAATGGAAAAATTAAAATTAGCCGTTGCTGAAACTGGAATTACACAGATTGCTATTGGTGGTGGTGTTTCTGCAAATTCTGGAATCAGAGAAACACTCAAAAATGCAGAAAACAAATACGGTTGGAAAACTTTTATTCCTAAGTTTGAGTATACTACAGACAACGCTGCAATGATTGGTATTGTAGGCTACCAAAAGTTTTTGCATGATAAGTTTGAAAATACCAAAGTAGTTTCAAAAGCACGAATAGAATTTTAG
- the gap gene encoding type I glyceraldehyde-3-phosphate dehydrogenase — MSKVKLGINGFGRIGRIVFRESMNRDNVEVVAINDLLDVEHLAYLLKYDSVHGRFNGKVEVKDGKLYVNDKFIRVTAERDPKLIQWDDKDVDVDIVAECTGFFTTVETASAHITGGAKKVIISAPSADAPMFVMGVNHETVKPTDLVVSNASCTTNCLAPLAKVIHDNFGIVEGLMTTVHATTSTQMTADGPSRKDWRGGRAASVNIIPSSTGAAKAVGKVIPSLNGKLTGMSFRVPTVDVSVVDLTVKLSKETSYEEIMSVLKNASENEMKGILGFTEDDVVSQDFVGDSRTSVVDAKAGIGLNSTFFKLVSWYDNEYGYSSKLIDLAVHISKV, encoded by the coding sequence ATGTCAAAAGTAAAATTAGGAATTAACGGGTTTGGAAGAATTGGAAGAATAGTTTTCAGAGAATCAATGAACAGAGATAATGTTGAAGTAGTAGCAATAAATGATTTGTTAGATGTTGAACATTTAGCTTACTTATTAAAATATGATTCAGTTCATGGAAGATTTAATGGAAAAGTAGAAGTAAAAGATGGAAAGTTATATGTAAATGATAAATTCATAAGAGTAACTGCTGAAAGAGATCCAAAATTAATTCAATGGGATGATAAAGACGTAGATGTTGATATTGTTGCAGAATGTACTGGTTTCTTCACAACTGTAGAAACTGCAAGCGCACATATTACTGGTGGAGCAAAAAAAGTAATTATTTCGGCTCCTTCTGCTGATGCGCCAATGTTTGTTATGGGTGTAAATCATGAAACAGTTAAACCTACTGATTTAGTAGTTTCTAATGCTTCTTGTACTACTAATTGTTTAGCACCTTTAGCCAAAGTAATTCATGATAATTTTGGAATTGTTGAAGGTTTAATGACTACAGTTCACGCTACAACATCTACACAAATGACTGCAGATGGACCATCAAGAAAAGACTGGCGTGGTGGTCGTGCTGCTAGTGTAAATATTATTCCTTCTTCTACAGGTGCTGCAAAAGCTGTAGGGAAAGTAATTCCTTCATTGAACGGAAAATTAACAGGAATGTCTTTCCGTGTACCAACGGTTGATGTTTCAGTAGTTGACTTAACAGTTAAGTTATCAAAAGAAACTTCATATGAAGAAATTATGTCAGTATTGAAAAACGCTTCAGAAAATGAAATGAAAGGAATTTTAGGATTTACTGAAGATGATGTTGTTTCTCAAGATTTTGTAGGTGATTCTAGAACTTCAGTTGTTGATGCTAAAGCCGGAATTGGTTTAAATTCAACATTTTTCAAACTAGTTTCATGGTATGATAATGAATATGGATACTCAAGTAAATTAATTGATTTAGCAGTACACATTTCAAAAGTATAA
- a CDS encoding methylglyoxal synthase — protein sequence MEIAIIAHDGKKADMVQFINKNKHLLHKENIKLIATGTTGSKVEAVGIKVKKYLSGPQGGDAQIAARVAEGKCKMVLFFKDPNSSHPHEPDISMLIRICDVHNVPLATNEATAQLLLLGLDDLK from the coding sequence ATGGAAATAGCAATAATAGCACACGATGGAAAGAAGGCTGACATGGTTCAGTTTATCAATAAAAACAAACATCTTTTGCATAAAGAAAATATCAAGCTTATTGCCACTGGAACAACAGGTTCAAAAGTAGAAGCCGTTGGTATTAAAGTTAAAAAATACCTTTCTGGTCCGCAAGGCGGAGATGCTCAAATTGCTGCTCGTGTTGCCGAAGGAAAATGCAAAATGGTATTGTTTTTTAAAGACCCAAATTCGAGTCATCCGCACGAACCTGACATTTCGATGTTAATCAGAATTTGTGATGTGCACAATGTTCCTTTAGCAACTAATGAAGCCACAGCTCAACTTTTATTATTAGGATTGGATGATTTGAAGTAA
- a CDS encoding translocation/assembly module TamB domain-containing protein — protein MRTIVALILLLLLLAIALSMPFVQTKIAHYITDNLNKEYGVNISVDKVAVTVFGSVKLKTVLIKDHHQDTLIYSERINTSILDFKRLVDGKLEFGDLRFNNFYLNIVNYKNEKDTNLDLFVDAFDDGKPTSGKFLLKSSNVYVTDSRLVIMDYNRENPKDLDLKKLNTHLKDFKIKGPNVSAQIAEMSFLDHRGLFVEDLTSDFVYTKRNIKLETLKVKTKNSFFQGKVILSYVKENKDFSDFNNKVKFDIVTKNSTIATNDIRYFYEEMGKNRVFTLTSNLKGVLNDFYATNLYLRDNSNSVISGDLNFKNLFPRSPGEFYMKGDFKKITSNYDDLTKLLPNILGKKLPTSLQKLGQFNFTGDVEVTQKYIISDFVMNTALGIVESTLTINSLDNIDNANYTGNVILDQFEFGKLIEQNDIGAVSLNIDVDGKGFTQKLLNTTFVGDVYKLKFKGYNYQNIVVDGSFKQPIFKGKFFVNDPNLYMDFDGLIDLSKKEKTINFHSKIDYANLDKLNIIKDSIAVFKGEIVINSKGNDLDNFKGDVFLTNAMYQNKKDIYFIDNLSVNSSFDENNERKILVSSPDAINGTVVGKYKFDQLKSMVENSIGTLYANYKPNKVEKGQYIKFDFDIYSKIIEIFYPEISLSKNTKIKGSISSETADFKLDFKSPKITYLENSFDGLILQIDNKNPLYKSYVQLDTIKTKYYKIRDFSLINNIVKDTLYFRTEFKGGNLGNDFYNLNLYHTINSENKNVVGLQKSEVQFKDYLWYINESDNNKNKIIFDKKLENFTFDDIRLSHENQSIDLNGILNGKDNKNLKLTFQNVNLNKITPDVEKFKFDGNVNGEIDFKQNLEVYQPTSSLEIEDLKVNDILLGKLNLEIKGDESLQKFYVKSNLLNKNVESFEADGNIEIIGGKTSLDVDLRFDKFNLGVLGKIGGDVITNIRGFASGNARVDGPVDELDYNGRLYVNDTGLTIPYLNVDYSFSDKSIVDITENKFIIRQTTITDSKFNTKGELYGYIKHKQFGDWELDLNISSKNLLALNTADHEDAAYFGTAYMNGTASIKGPTEGLAIKVDAESVKGTDIKIPINDSEIAEENGYIQFTKQKNSSEKSKDEKKYYGLELDFNFDILENADIEVILNRDSGHGMKGNGRGTLLFEINTLGKFNMYGDFQVYKGYYNFKYGGLVGKTFEVKKYGSIVWNGDPMAATLNLEAVYRTTANPAVLIENPSFNRKIDVEVIIGIKGNLMNPEPEFSIEFPKVASTLRSELQYKLDDKDVRQTQALSLLSTNSFLSPEGLSQSQSSNLLYEKASSVFSDIFSTDGGKVTLAPEYVGGDTRPGYETDARFGLTLQSKINDRITVNGKVGVPVGGVNESAVVGNVELQYRVNDDGTLNLRVFNRENDVTYIGQGVGYTQGLGISYEVDFDTFRELITKIFNNKKLKEVIPSKTEVDDSILPDSYQFKAPAKPEKKEEKTPVNNQGLPPDDY, from the coding sequence TTGCGCACAATTGTTGCGTTGATTTTGTTATTGTTATTACTTGCAATTGCATTGTCAATGCCTTTTGTTCAAACAAAAATAGCACATTACATTACTGACAATTTGAATAAAGAATACGGAGTTAATATTTCTGTAGATAAAGTTGCTGTGACTGTTTTTGGAAGTGTGAAGTTAAAAACGGTTTTAATAAAAGATCATCATCAAGATACTTTAATTTATTCAGAACGAATAAACACTAGCATTTTAGATTTTAAAAGATTAGTTGATGGAAAATTAGAATTTGGCGATTTACGGTTTAATAATTTCTACTTAAATATCGTAAATTATAAAAATGAAAAAGATACTAATCTTGATTTATTTGTAGATGCTTTTGATGATGGTAAACCAACTTCGGGTAAATTTTTATTGAAATCAAGTAATGTTTATGTTACTGATTCTCGATTAGTAATTATGGATTATAATAGAGAAAATCCAAAAGACCTTGATTTAAAGAAGCTTAATACTCACTTAAAAGACTTTAAAATTAAAGGTCCAAATGTTTCTGCTCAAATTGCAGAAATGTCATTTTTAGATCATCGAGGATTATTTGTTGAAGATTTAACTTCCGATTTTGTTTACACTAAGCGAAACATTAAACTCGAAACTTTAAAAGTAAAAACTAAAAACTCTTTCTTTCAAGGTAAAGTCATTCTAAGTTATGTTAAAGAAAATAAAGACTTTAGCGATTTTAACAACAAAGTAAAGTTTGACATAGTTACCAAAAATTCAACAATAGCTACTAATGATATTCGCTATTTTTATGAAGAAATGGGCAAGAATAGAGTGTTTACTTTAACTTCAAATCTAAAAGGAGTTTTGAATGACTTTTATGCTACTAACTTATATTTACGAGATAACAGCAATTCAGTTATTAGCGGTGATTTAAACTTCAAAAACCTATTTCCGCGTAGTCCTGGAGAATTTTACATGAAAGGAGATTTCAAAAAAATCACTTCAAATTATGATGATTTAACAAAATTACTTCCAAATATATTAGGAAAAAAATTGCCAACTTCATTACAAAAATTGGGTCAATTTAATTTTACTGGTGATGTAGAAGTGACTCAAAAATATATCATTTCAGATTTTGTTATGAATACTGCTTTGGGTATTGTAGAATCTACTTTAACTATAAATAGTTTGGATAATATTGACAATGCAAATTATACTGGTAATGTAATTTTAGATCAGTTTGAATTTGGAAAACTAATTGAGCAAAATGACATTGGAGCGGTTAGTTTGAATATTGATGTTGATGGAAAAGGATTTACCCAAAAATTATTGAATACAACCTTTGTAGGCGATGTTTATAAATTAAAATTCAAAGGATATAATTATCAAAATATAGTTGTGGACGGAAGTTTTAAACAGCCAATTTTTAAAGGGAAATTCTTTGTAAACGATCCAAACTTGTATATGGATTTTGATGGTTTAATTGACTTAAGTAAAAAAGAAAAGACCATTAATTTCCATTCAAAAATTGATTATGCAAATCTTGATAAATTAAATATTATTAAAGACTCAATTGCTGTTTTTAAAGGTGAAATTGTAATTAACTCAAAAGGAAATGATTTAGATAATTTCAAAGGCGATGTGTTTTTGACTAATGCAATGTATCAAAATAAAAAGGATATCTATTTCATTGATAATTTGTCTGTGAATTCAAGTTTTGATGAAAATAATGAAAGGAAAATTTTAGTTAGTTCGCCGGATGCTATCAATGGAACAGTTGTAGGTAAATATAAATTTGACCAACTGAAAAGTATGGTTGAAAACTCAATTGGAACTTTATACGCCAATTATAAACCTAATAAAGTTGAGAAAGGACAATACATAAAGTTTGATTTTGATATTTACAGTAAAATTATTGAAATTTTTTATCCAGAAATTTCTCTTTCAAAAAACACTAAAATAAAAGGAAGTATAAGTTCTGAAACTGCTGACTTTAAACTTGATTTTAAATCTCCTAAAATAACTTATTTAGAGAATAGTTTTGATGGTTTGATTTTGCAAATTGATAATAAAAATCCATTGTATAAATCATATGTTCAACTTGATACGATAAAAACTAAATATTATAAAATAAGAGATTTTAGTTTGATTAATAATATTGTAAAAGACACATTATATTTCAGAACTGAATTTAAAGGTGGCAATCTTGGAAATGATTTTTACAATCTGAATTTATATCATACAATAAATTCAGAAAATAAAAACGTGGTAGGTTTACAAAAATCAGAAGTTCAGTTTAAGGATTATTTGTGGTATATAAATGAAAGTGATAATAATAAAAACAAAATTATTTTTGACAAAAAACTCGAAAACTTCACATTCGATGACATTAGATTATCTCATGAAAATCAAAGTATTGATTTGAACGGAATACTTAATGGAAAAGACAATAAAAATTTAAAGTTGACCTTTCAAAACGTTAATCTGAATAAGATTACTCCCGATGTTGAAAAATTTAAGTTTGATGGAAATGTAAATGGTGAAATTGATTTCAAGCAAAATCTTGAAGTCTATCAGCCGACATCTTCATTAGAAATTGAAGATTTAAAAGTAAACGATATTTTATTAGGAAAACTTAATTTAGAGATAAAAGGCGATGAAAGTCTTCAAAAATTCTATGTTAAATCTAACTTACTAAATAAAAATGTCGAATCATTTGAAGCAGATGGAAATATTGAAATTATAGGCGGAAAGACTTCGTTAGACGTTGATTTAAGATTTGATAAATTCAATTTAGGTGTTTTAGGAAAAATAGGTGGAGATGTTATTACCAATATTAGAGGTTTTGCATCAGGAAATGCAAGAGTTGACGGACCAGTTGATGAATTGGATTATAATGGAAGACTATATGTTAACGACACAGGACTAACAATTCCTTATTTAAATGTTGATTATTCTTTTAGTGATAAATCAATTGTTGATATTACAGAAAATAAATTTATAATTCGTCAAACTACAATAACCGATTCTAAGTTCAATACCAAAGGGGAATTATACGGATATATTAAACACAAACAATTTGGAGATTGGGAATTAGATTTAAATATTAGTTCTAAGAATTTGTTAGCATTAAATACTGCTGACCATGAAGATGCTGCTTATTTTGGTACGGCTTACATGAATGGAACAGCTTCTATAAAAGGACCAACAGAAGGTTTGGCTATAAAAGTTGATGCTGAATCGGTAAAAGGAACAGATATTAAAATACCAATTAATGATAGTGAGATAGCCGAAGAAAATGGATATATTCAGTTTACTAAACAAAAAAACAGTAGCGAAAAGAGTAAAGACGAAAAGAAATACTATGGCTTAGAACTTGATTTTAACTTTGATATCTTAGAAAATGCAGATATCGAAGTTATATTAAATCGCGATTCTGGTCATGGAATGAAAGGAAATGGTCGTGGTACATTACTTTTTGAAATTAATACTTTAGGAAAGTTTAATATGTACGGCGATTTTCAAGTTTATAAAGGTTATTATAATTTCAAATATGGCGGTTTAGTTGGTAAAACTTTTGAAGTGAAAAAATATGGTTCAATAGTTTGGAATGGTGATCCTATGGCTGCAACATTAAACCTTGAGGCAGTTTATAGAACTACTGCTAATCCAGCTGTTTTGATTGAAAATCCATCATTTAACAGAAAAATTGATGTTGAAGTAATAATTGGAATAAAAGGAAATTTAATGAATCCTGAACCAGAATTTTCAATAGAATTTCCAAAAGTAGCTTCAACTTTACGATCAGAGTTGCAATATAAATTGGACGACAAAGACGTTAGACAAACACAAGCATTGTCGCTATTATCAACCAATTCATTTTTAAGTCCAGAAGGATTAAGTCAATCTCAATCATCCAATTTATTATATGAAAAAGCAAGTAGTGTTTTTTCAGATATTTTCTCAACCGATGGAGGAAAAGTTACTCTTGCTCCAGAATACGTTGGTGGTGACACACGACCAGGTTACGAGACCGATGCTAGATTTGGTTTAACTCTTCAATCTAAAATCAACGATAGAATAACTGTAAACGGAAAAGTAGGTGTTCCTGTTGGTGGAGTAAACGAATCTGCTGTTGTTGGTAATGTTGAACTTCAATATAGAGTAAATGATGACGGAACACTTAACTTAAGAGTTTTTAATCGAGAAAACGATGTTACTTACATTGGTCAAGGTGTTGGCTACACTCAAGGACTTGGGATTTCTTATGAAGTCGATTTTGATACTTTTAGAGAACTAATCACTAAAATTTTTAATAATAAAAAATTGAAAGAAGTTATTCCTTCAAAAACCGAGGTCGATGATTCTATTTTACCAGATAGTTATCAATTCAAAGCACCTGCTAAACCTGAAAAAAAAGAAGAAAAAACACCTGTAAATAATCAAGGTCTTCCTCCTGATGACTATTGA